In the Molothrus ater isolate BHLD 08-10-18 breed brown headed cowbird chromosome 26, BPBGC_Mater_1.1, whole genome shotgun sequence genome, one interval contains:
- the LOC118696861 gene encoding uncharacterized protein KIAA1958 homolog, with translation MSESTSDRGCSSTSSLQADLSNLVIWAHTHGTICNQIPGLEFMQNTDHVSSDNAVLWMCRAGHAYHWHCGKSHNTGEEVTEAVGGRRRLLSSESLARESSFEEKKLRLTPSSFGVDQEDPGSTGSCGRSQGVTEQKADSPYTRNNEPKGSQNSRKAKFSAAEQHFSMSGSRVQTGEQDVKSKRYKDTEIVISDEEQCEADEDNKGDRISQDNVSEPSAEKLQMHHCQEMALHQPTASQKTAFAPTAKPPLAHAYILQDPVSSSEDLSRSILRLAPSTAAGPVADASRARSLPGSAAPKGCPKPLPVPSTEAKAQPESPPSVMFFELQATAAVQQHLQLSPSECGTLGMGSSGDGAENVGEDSETSGSEQTPCSSAFQSPETHPPAASNGDVLNKQKKKKNNSTADIKVFEEWLRGHHPSETRKIHRLPPADLDHYLLSFFTSTKKQNDMDFSANSLNTFRCSINRYLQQHNYQYSILRGPEFKASQEAYKLKHHYLFQKKKEEWNVVENLTGEDVANLLEKGILSKTNPQGLLHLVFTNLIRGFGANTHHQAHQLYWGQVVLRKTKGEVEYLEWKDDLSPEGNEGELNPRLFAKPEDPENCPVSSYKEYARRRPADMLDDNHPLYLSPKSLYSVWDKVWYIRKALSKAKIDKILKVITQDVRGAVRKTKK, from the exons atg AGTGAGAGCACCAGTGACAGAGGGTGCAGCAGTACCAGTTCCCTGCAAGCAGATCTCTCCAACCTTGTGATCTGGGCACACACTCATGGCACCATCTGCAACCAGATCCCAGGCCTGGAATTTATGCAGAACACAGATCATGTGAGCAGTGACAACGCTGTGCTGTggatgtgcagagctggacatgCCTACCACTGGCACTGTGGGAAGTCACACAACACAGGTGAAGAAGTGACTGAGGCTGtaggagggagaaggaggctCCTGTCTTCTGAGTCTTTGGCAAGAGAATCCAGCTTTGAGGAAAAGAAGCTCAGGCTGACCCCATCCTCTTTTGGGGTGGACCAAGAAGATCCTGGGAGCACAGGGTCGTGTGGCAGATCCCAGGGGGTCACTGAGCAGAAGGCTGACAGCCCCTACACAAGGAATAATGAGCCCAAGGGGAGTCAAAATAGCAGGAAAGCCAaattctctgcagcagagcagcacttctCCATGTCTGGTAGTAGAGTCCAGACTGGTGAACAGGATGTGAAGTCCAAAAGGTACAAAGACACAGAGATCGTTATCTCTGATGAAGAGCAGTGTGAGGCAGATGAAGACAACAAAGGAGACAGAATCAGCCAGGACAATGTGTCAGAGCCATCTGCTGAGAAGTTGCAGATGCACCACTGCCAGGAGATGGCATTGCACCAGCCAACAGCCTCCCAAAAAACTGCCTTTGCCCCTACAGCAAAGCCACCGCTAGCCCATGCCTACATTCTGCAGGATCCTGTCAGCAGCTCAGAGGATCTGAGCAGGAGCATCCTGAGGCTGGCTCCCTCCACTGCTGCAGGGCCCGTGGCTGATGCTTCCAGAGCAAGGAGCCTCCCAGGGTCAGCAGCACCAAAGGGATGTCCCAAACCCcttcctgtccccagcactgaaGCCAAGGCCCAGCCTGAATCACCGCCCTCAGTGATGTTCTTTGAGCTCcaagccactgctgctgttcagcaACATCTCCAGCTGAGCCCTTCAGAGTGTGGCACACTGGGAATGGGCTCCAGTGGGGATGGTGCTGAGAACGTGGGTGAGGACAGTGAGACATCAGGATCTGAGCAGACACCTTGTTCTTCAGCCTTCCAGAGTCCAGAGACACATCCACCTGCAGCCTCAAATGGAG ATGTGCTgaacaagcagaagaaaaagaaaaacaatagcACTGCAGACATAAAAGTGTTTGAAGAGTGGCTGAGGGGGCACCACCCCTCCGAGACACGCAAGATCCACAGGCTGCCGCCTGCAGACCTCGACCACTACCTGCTCTCCTTCTTCACATCTACCAAAAAACAGAATGACATGGACTTTTCTGCCAATTCCTTAAACACCTTCCGGTGCAGCATCAACAGGtacctccagcagcacaactACCAGTACAGCATATTGAGAGGGCCAGAGTTCAAGGCCTCTCAGGAAGCCTATAAATTAAAACATCATTATCTGTTtcaaaagaagaaggaagagtggAATGTTGTGGAGAACCTGACAGGTGAAGATGTGGCAAATCTTCTTGAGAAGGGAATTTTAAGCAAGACGAACCCTCAGGGCTTGTTGCACCTTGTATTCACCAACCTCATTAGGGGGTTTGGGGCAAACACCCACCACCAGGCCCACCAGCTGTACTGGGGACAGGTGGTGCTGAGGAAGACCAAAGGAGAGGTGGAGTACTTGGAGTGGAAGGATGATCTGAGCCCTGAGGGAAATGAAGGGGAGCTAAACCCACGGCTCTTTGCCAAGCCTGAGGATCCAGAGAACTGCCCGGTCTCCAGTTACAAGGAGTATGCCAGGAGGAGGCCAGCAGACATGCTGGATGACAACCACCCTCTTTACCTGTCTCCCAAGTCACTGTACTCTGTCTGGGACAAAGTGTGGTACATCAGGAAGGCACTGTCAAAAGCCAAAATTGATAAAATCTTGAAAGTTATTACGCAGGATGTCAGAGGAGCAGTAAGGAAGACCAAGAAATAG
- the PTBP1 gene encoding polypyrimidine tract-binding protein 1 encodes MDGIVQDITVGTKRAAEELFSPCVTTNGPFIMSSNSPSAANGNDSKKFKGDNRSAGIPSRVIHVRKLPSDVTEAEVISLGLPFGKVTNLLMLKGKNQAFIEMNTEETANTMVNYYTTVTPVLRSQPIYIQFSNHKELKTDNSPNQARAQAALQAVTQVQAGAVALAATAAAVDAGMAITGQSPVLRIIVENLFYPVTLDVLHQIFSKFGTVLKIITFTKNHQFQALLQYADPMSAQHAKLSLDGQNIYNACCTLRIDFSKLTSLNVKYNNDKSRDYTRPDLPSGDSQPTLDQTMAAAFGAPGIISPPYAGAGFPPTFAIPQATGLTVPSVPGALAPLAIPAAAAAAAAGRIAIPGLSGTGHSVLLVSNLIPERVTPQCLFILFGVYGDVQRVKILFNKKDNALVQMADGNQAQLAMSHLNGQKLHGKPIRITLSKHQTVQLPRENQEDHGLTKDYGTSPLHRFKKPGSKNFQNIFPPSATLHLSNIPPSVTEEDLKLLFSSNGGMVKGFKFFQKDRKMALIQMGSVEEAIQSLIDLHNHDLGENHHLRVSFSKSTI; translated from the exons ATGGACGG CATTGTCCAAGATATAACAGTTGGTACAAAG CGGGCAGCTGAGGAGCTTTTCTCTCCTTGTGTTACTACTAACGGACCCTTTATCATGAGCAGCAACTCTCCTTCTGCAG CTAATGGAAACGACAGCAAAAAGTTCAAAGGTGATAACAGAAGTGCCGGGATCCCATCCCGAGTAATCCACGTCCGCAAGCTCCCCAGTGACGTCACGGAGGCAGAGGTCATTTCTTTGGGCTTACCCTTTGGCAAGGTCACCAATCTTCTgatgctgaaaggaaaaaaccag GCTTTCATAGAGATGAACACAGAGGAGACAGCCAACACCATGGTGAACTACTACACCACAGTCACTCCGGTGCTCCGGAGCCAGCCCATCTACATCCAGTTCTCCAACCACAAGGAGCTGAAGACAGACAACTCTCCAAACCAAGCA CGTGcccaagcagctctgcaagCCGTGACCCAGGTGCAGGCCGGGGCTGTGGCGCTGGCCGCCACGGCTGCAGCCGTCGATGCAGGCATGGCAATCACTGGCCAGAGCCCTGTCCTGAGGATCATTGTGGAGAATCTCTTCTACCCTGTCACTCTAGATGTTCTGCACCAG ATCTTTTCCAAATTTGGTACAGTCTTGAAAATCATCACATTCACCAAGAACCACCAGTTTCAGGCCCTGTTGCAATATGCTGACCCCATGAGCGCTCAGCATGCCAAACTG TCTCTGGATGGACAGAACATCTACAACGCCTGCTGCACGCTGCGCATCGACTTCTCCAAGCTCACGAGCCTCAACGTAAAGTACAACAACGACAAGAGCAGGGACTACACCCGCCCAGACCTGCcctctggggacagccagcccaCCCTGGACCAGACCATGGCAGCTGCTTTTG GTGCCCCAGGAATAATCTCTCCTCCATATGCTGGAGCTGGCTTTCCTCCTACTTTTGCCATTCCTCAGGCTACAG GCCTGACAGTTCCAAGTGTTCCTGGAGCTCTTGCTCCTTTGGctattccagcagcagctgcggCGGCTGCAGCAGGACGGATTGCCATTCCCGGCCTGTCTGGGACAGGGCACTCCGTGCTGCTGGTTAGCAATCTGATCCCAGAG AGAGTTACACCCCAATGCCTCTTTATTCTTTTCG GAGTCTATGGTGATGTGCAGAGGgtgaagattttatttaataagaAAGATAATGCCCTGGTTCAGATGGCTGATGGGAATCAGGCCCAGCTTG CCATGAGCCACTTGAATGGGCAGAAGCTGCACGGGAAGCCCATCCGTATCACGCTGTCCAAGCACCAGACGGTGCAGCTGCCCCGCGAGAACCAGGAGGACCACGGCCTCACCAAGGACtatggcacttctcctctgcaTCGCTTCAAGAAACCAGGCTCCAAAAACTTCCAAAACATCTTTCCTCCTTCTGCCACTCTTCATCTGTCCAATATTCC aCCTTCAGTAACTGAAGAAGATCTTAAGTTGTTATTTTCAAGCAATGGTGGGATGGTCAAAGGATTCAAATTCTTCCA GAAGGACCGTAAAATGGCTCTGATCCAGATGGGCTCTGTGGAAGAAGCCATTCAGTCCCTCATTGACCTCCACAATCATGACCTGGGGGAGAACCATCACCTGCGTGTGTCCTTCTCCAAGTCCACCATTTAG